From Halorussus lipolyticus:
GGAGTTCTTCGAGGGCCTCCTCCATGATGGGGAACACGTCCACGTTCGAGAACAGCGGGACGTAGATTACCTTGTCCGTGTTCTTCATCGGCGAGTGGCCGAAGTGGACGAACACGTCGGTGCGCTTCATCAGGAAGGTGTCGAGGTCGCAGGCCCCGTAACAGGGCTGGCCCGAAATCATCACGGTCACGTCGTCGGGCACCAACTCGCGGATGTCGTCGGCGACCTGCGGACCGCGACGCTTGAGTCCCTCGGGGAACTGGAGACCGACCTTGGTGGCGTCGCGCTCCTCGACCGCCTCCACGATGCGGTCGAGTTCGTAGTCCCACTCCCGGTCGTGCTTCAGCGACATCCCGGTGTTTCGGAGGTCTCCCTCGCTGTACTCGCTGTCTTGGCTCATTGGAACTGTTTTGTTCGCGGGGACGTTTAAGGACGGTGTTCTCTCGCGGACTGAAATTTCGACCCGACTGGCGAAGTATCCGGCAGGTCTAAAACGCCACAGTCCCAACCCGAATACACATGAGCATCGAAACTGAGGCCGACGGCGAGGCGACTGAACTCGCTCGCGTCGAAGAACTCGCAGGGGAACTCGGCGAGGCAATCGCCCAGACGCCCGAGTACCAGAAGTTCGAGGAGACCAAGCAGGCCGTCGAGGACGACGACGAGGCCCAAGAGAAGGTCGAGGAGTTCGAGCAACTCCGCCAAGAGTTCATGCTCGCCCGCCAGACCGGCGAGGCCACCCAAGAGGACGTCAAGAAGGTCCAGCAGGCCCAACAGGAGCTTCACTCCCTGCCGGTGATGGACGAGTACCTCCAAGCCCAAGAGGACCTCGAAGCCCGACTCGAAGCCCTCAACGACGCCATTTCGGAGCCGCTGGCAGTGGACTTCAGCGACCAGTCCAGCGGTTGCTGTGAAGACTAACTGACGCCGGACCGGTCGATTTCTGGTCGTTCGACCGCCGCGATTTTTCGATTCGTTTCCGAAATCTGGCAACGACGCCTAAGTCTCCCGAGAGTGAGTGGTAACACGGTGGGAATTATGGTAGGCGATAACAGAACCGAGAGTGACGAGGCGCGTATCGACAGCGAGACGCATCGAGAGAGCGACGACGACAAGAACGTCACGACCGACCGTGAGACGATTCGGACGTGGATAGAGGACAGCGGGGCCAAGCCCGGCTATCGCACCACCGACGCCGGCGACCGAGAACCCTACATCTACTACCCCGGCGAGGAGGACGACGAAAACGTCGAGGAGACCGACTGGGACGACTTCCACCGCGACTTCGACGACCACGAACTGGCGCTGGTCCGCCACGCCGACCGACCCAAAGAAGGTAGGGAGCAGTTCGAACTCGTGGACCGAACCGAGGCCATCGAGCGCGCCACGCTGGACGACAGAGAGGTCGAACAGGCCCTGATGGAGGGCGAGACGGTCGAGACCCAAATCACCGAGACCAAGGTCATCGAGAAGACGGTCCAAGAGACCGAGACGATAGAGAGCAAGGTCGTGGACAGCGAAATCGTCCGCGACGAGATTATCGACACCGAACTCGTCCGGCGGGAAATCGTGGGCATCCACATCGGCGAGAACGAGGAGGGAATCGCCATCGTGGAGGACAGCGAGAGCGCCGGGTGGGAGGACGACGTGCAGGAAATCGACGTGACCGAGCGCGAAATCATCACGTTGGACGTGGACGAGACCCGCGAGGTCACCCGCGAACTCATCGAGCGCAAGACCGTCGAGAGCAGGGTCGTGGACCACGACGTCGAGGAGACCGAGACCGTCGAGTCCGACACGCTCGAAAGTCGGGTGGACCTCGAAGGTGTCCAGCGCAACGTCCTCGAAAGCGACCTCCTCGGCGGCCGCATCGAAACCGACGAGGCCATCGAGAGCGGGCACGTCGAGAGCGAATTCACCGACGAGGGGACAATCGAGACCCACCTCTACGAGCGCCGCATCGTGGAGGACGAGGTGGTGGACCGCAAGCGACTCACCTTCGAGTTGACCGACGAGGCGCTGATGGACAGCGAGACCATCGACTCGAAACTGGTCGAGACCATGCTCATCGGCTCCGACGCGACCGAGGAGTTCGCCGAGGGCGAGCGCATCGACGCCGAGGGCATCCGCATCGACCGCGACGAGACGACTGCGACGGCGACACCGGAGTCCTCGACTGCGGACGCCGAAACGGCCGAGACCACGATGGGGGACGAGACGATGGGCGACGAAACGGTGGTCGAGGACGAGGCCGTCACGCTGGACGACGACGACGTGGGCAAG
This genomic window contains:
- a CDS encoding YlbF family regulator; protein product: MSIETEADGEATELARVEELAGELGEAIAQTPEYQKFEETKQAVEDDDEAQEKVEEFEQLRQEFMLARQTGEATQEDVKKVQQAQQELHSLPVMDEYLQAQEDLEARLEALNDAISEPLAVDFSDQSSGCCED